In a single window of the Pseudodesulfovibrio profundus genome:
- a CDS encoding ABC transporter permease, whose translation MKLFSFRRFSAMVSKEFVQMRRDRLTFAMMIGIPLIQLILFGYAINSDPRNLPTAVLSGDNSPYSRSITAAMQASTFFSITHHVESRSEAKRLLREGEVQFVVTFPEQFGRSLLRGDRPVLLLEADATDPMATGNAAGSFPEIVRRALVRELDGPYANLNTAGMPVDIRIHNDYNPEAETQYNIVPGLMGVILTMTLVMITSLAITRESERGTMEHLLSTPVRPLEVMLGKIVPYILVGYIQIALIVGAAWFLFGVPMHGSVLLVFALSLVFIAANLSVGVTVSTIVRNQLQAVQMSMFFFLPSLLLSGFMFPFRGMPEWAQTLGSVLPLTHYLRLIRGILLKGNGIAESLHHVWPIAVFWLLIVLVGLKRYRRTLD comes from the coding sequence ATGAAACTGTTTTCTTTCCGGCGATTCAGCGCAATGGTCAGCAAGGAATTCGTACAGATGCGGCGGGATCGCCTTACCTTTGCCATGATGATAGGTATTCCGCTGATTCAGTTGATACTTTTTGGATACGCTATCAACTCTGACCCCAGAAATCTTCCCACGGCCGTTCTTTCCGGCGACAATTCCCCGTATTCCCGATCCATCACCGCAGCGATGCAGGCCAGTACATTTTTTTCGATCACCCACCATGTGGAAAGCCGGAGCGAGGCCAAGCGGCTGTTGCGGGAAGGAGAGGTCCAGTTTGTTGTCACGTTCCCGGAGCAGTTCGGGCGATCTCTCTTACGCGGAGACAGACCGGTACTGTTGTTGGAGGCAGATGCCACCGATCCCATGGCAACGGGAAATGCCGCCGGTTCATTTCCGGAGATTGTCCGACGCGCCCTGGTCCGTGAACTGGATGGCCCCTATGCCAATCTCAATACAGCAGGCATGCCGGTGGATATCCGTATTCACAACGACTACAACCCTGAAGCCGAAACACAGTATAATATTGTACCGGGACTCATGGGTGTCATCCTGACCATGACGCTGGTCATGATAACCTCCCTTGCCATTACTCGTGAGTCGGAACGCGGGACAATGGAGCACCTTCTTTCTACACCGGTTCGTCCCCTTGAGGTCATGCTGGGAAAAATCGTTCCATATATTCTGGTAGGATATATTCAGATAGCCCTCATCGTGGGCGCTGCATGGTTCCTGTTCGGGGTACCCATGCACGGCAGTGTCCTGTTGGTTTTTGCCCTTTCTCTCGTTTTTATCGCGGCCAATCTGTCGGTTGGTGTCACGGTTTCCACCATAGTCAGGAATCAGTTGCAGGCCGTGCAGATGTCCATGTTCTTCTTCCTTCCATCGCTGTTGCTGTCCGGCTTCATGTTTCCCTTCAGAGGTATGCCCGAGTGGGCGCAAACACTGGGGTCTGTCCTGCCGCTGACACACTATCTCCGACTTATCAGGGGGATTCTACTGAAGGGGAACGGCATTGCAGAGTCCCTTCATCATGTATGGCCTATAGCCGTGTTCTGGCTGCTTATCGTGTTGGTGGGATTGAAGCGATACCGGCGGACTCTTGATTAA
- a CDS encoding ABC transporter ATP-binding protein encodes MTEDTIIDVQGLTKVFGKKTVVNGLDMRIRRGEIFGFLGPNGSGKTTSIRMLCGLLKPDGGSGTCLGYDVVKESALIKPHVGYMTQKFSLYEDLTVRENIEFTARVFGLKDASKKVDECIERMGLGPFAKQLAGSLSGGWKQRLSLGVSTLHSPRLLLLDEPTAGVDPGARRDFWDQVHLLASQGVTALISTHYMDEAERCHRLAYIAYGKLLASGTADAMIRDSALATWKVSPGGGSEGLHALSEEMKPLAGVDQVVAFGNTLHVSGRDHEALERSIGPYRDTYDWRQIDTSLEEVFIDLMQQSRGALK; translated from the coding sequence GTGACTGAAGATACCATCATCGACGTTCAGGGACTCACTAAAGTTTTTGGCAAGAAGACAGTGGTGAACGGCTTGGACATGCGTATCCGTCGCGGTGAAATCTTTGGTTTTCTTGGGCCGAATGGGTCAGGGAAAACCACTTCCATTCGCATGTTGTGCGGCTTGCTCAAACCGGACGGCGGCTCTGGTACGTGTCTGGGATATGATGTGGTCAAGGAGTCGGCCCTCATCAAACCGCATGTGGGGTACATGACCCAGAAATTCAGCCTGTATGAAGATCTCACTGTCAGGGAAAACATCGAGTTCACTGCCCGTGTTTTCGGATTGAAGGATGCCTCGAAAAAAGTCGATGAATGTATTGAGCGCATGGGCCTTGGGCCGTTTGCAAAGCAACTGGCCGGAAGCCTTTCGGGTGGTTGGAAACAGCGCTTGTCGCTGGGAGTCAGCACGTTGCACTCCCCGCGATTGCTGTTGCTCGATGAGCCCACGGCCGGTGTGGACCCGGGAGCACGGCGCGATTTTTGGGACCAGGTGCATCTGTTGGCATCGCAAGGGGTGACGGCGCTCATCAGCACGCATTACATGGACGAAGCCGAACGGTGTCACCGGCTCGCCTACATTGCCTATGGTAAATTGCTGGCTTCGGGGACGGCTGATGCCATGATCAGGGATTCGGCTTTGGCTACCTGGAAAGTCTCGCCTGGCGGCGGTTCCGAAGGACTGCACGCATTGTCCGAAGAGATGAAGCCCCTTGCCGGTGTGGATCAGGTGGTCGCCTTCGGCAACACCCTTCATGTGAGCGGGCGGGACCATGAGGCACTTGAGCGGAGCATTGGTCCGTACCGGGATACGTATGACTGGCGGCAGATAGATACCTCTCTCGAAGAAGTGTTCATCGATCTCATGCAGCAAAGCCGGGGAGCGCTCAAATGA
- a CDS encoding HlyD family secretion protein, protein MSLLFLALLLVGCTEQESGVFQGYVEGEYVHVSSPVGGTLMSLSVERGQVVAAGSPLFTLERELERAVVSEAEHGLQQAQDNLANLEKGQRPSEIASILARLRQATASSNLAKVEFQRRQRLIAEQTISQEELDRAETDYDQKRQRVKEIRAELETARLGARSDEVQAAMAAVRQASAKLEQALWSFDQKKCSAPVDALVFDTMYREGEWVSTGSPVVSLLPPSQVEVRFYVPQTKVARIRQGQKAEVFFDGIDRPVEITVSYVSPEAEYTPPVIYSSESRAKLVFMVKGRPSLEQARLLHPGQPVDVSIPELSDQE, encoded by the coding sequence ATGTCCCTTTTGTTCTTGGCGCTACTTCTTGTGGGGTGCACAGAACAGGAATCGGGAGTCTTCCAGGGGTATGTGGAAGGCGAATATGTACACGTTTCTTCTCCTGTTGGCGGGACGTTGATGTCGTTGTCGGTCGAGAGAGGGCAGGTTGTGGCGGCTGGCAGTCCTCTGTTCACTTTGGAGCGGGAACTGGAACGTGCCGTTGTGTCCGAAGCAGAACATGGGTTGCAGCAGGCGCAGGATAATCTCGCCAATCTGGAAAAAGGGCAGCGCCCTTCCGAGATAGCATCCATACTCGCCCGGTTGCGACAGGCCACTGCTTCGTCCAATCTGGCCAAAGTGGAATTCCAGCGTCGTCAACGGCTCATTGCAGAGCAGACTATTTCCCAGGAAGAACTGGACCGGGCCGAGACTGATTACGATCAGAAACGGCAGCGGGTGAAGGAAATCCGGGCCGAGTTGGAAACGGCCAGACTGGGTGCGCGCAGTGACGAGGTTCAGGCTGCCATGGCCGCAGTTCGTCAGGCCTCAGCCAAGCTGGAGCAGGCTTTGTGGAGTTTTGACCAGAAAAAATGTTCGGCTCCAGTAGATGCCCTGGTTTTCGATACCATGTACCGCGAAGGCGAGTGGGTCTCGACCGGCAGTCCCGTAGTCTCCCTCCTGCCGCCGAGTCAGGTCGAGGTCCGGTTCTATGTCCCACAGACGAAAGTCGCCCGCATTCGTCAGGGGCAAAAGGCGGAAGTATTTTTCGACGGCATAGATCGTCCGGTGGAAATCACGGTCTCTTATGTCTCGCCCGAGGCAGAGTATACACCGCCGGTTATCTACTCAAGCGAGAGCAGGGCCAAGCTGGTGTTCATGGTCAAGGGACGTCCATCTCTGGAGCAGGCCCGACTTCTGCATCCGGGACAGCCGGTGGATGTCTCCATTCCTGAACTCTCAGACCAAGAGTGA
- a CDS encoding substrate-binding periplasmic protein — MRTVLAIIAILLSVTYALAEEPFHLSTDANFPPYSELINDEVQGIDIDIIREAATRAGINVVIEAYPWKRAMMMLSNGETDGTFSVFRNEEREAYALFSSNPVHISDLAVFMNRSSLKNYNQLDDLFGQTVFIAAGFSISDAFDEAVKTNRIRPTYARDTEDGLSRLLESPNGYLISNRVSVLYYARKRGVLDQIRSSPLLVRANRGAYLAIPRSREVTPALQNMLERLDKELGRMWADGTIEAIITPYITTTSPTP, encoded by the coding sequence ATGCGGACTGTCCTGGCCATTATAGCCATACTGCTAAGCGTTACTTATGCGCTGGCCGAAGAACCGTTCCATCTGAGCACAGATGCAAACTTCCCTCCTTATAGTGAACTGATCAATGACGAAGTTCAGGGAATTGATATTGATATCATCCGCGAGGCAGCCACACGTGCCGGAATCAATGTTGTCATTGAAGCCTACCCGTGGAAGCGGGCCATGATGATGTTGAGCAATGGGGAGACAGACGGTACGTTTTCCGTCTTCCGCAATGAGGAACGAGAAGCCTATGCCCTGTTCTCCAGCAACCCGGTTCATATCAGCGACCTGGCTGTTTTCATGAACCGATCATCCCTCAAGAACTACAACCAGTTGGATGACTTGTTCGGCCAAACCGTATTCATTGCAGCGGGTTTTTCCATCAGTGATGCATTTGACGAGGCTGTGAAGACAAACAGGATCAGGCCAACGTACGCTCGAGACACAGAGGACGGCCTGTCACGGCTGTTGGAATCCCCGAATGGATATCTGATCAGCAACAGGGTTTCCGTGCTGTACTATGCGCGTAAAAGAGGGGTTCTGGACCAAATCAGAAGCAGTCCGCTTCTGGTTCGGGCCAACAGGGGCGCCTACCTTGCAATTCCTCGCTCAAGGGAAGTGACTCCGGCATTGCAAAATATGCTTGAACGCCTCGACAAGGAACTCGGCAGGATGTGGGCCGACGGCACGATTGAGGCCATCATCACCCCCTACATCACGACGACGTCACCCACCCCCTGA